From one Streptomyces sp. CA-210063 genomic stretch:
- a CDS encoding sensor histidine kinase, translating to MRHRTAWQALGQNPLKVLGSSWPWRSFAYLLSGVVFGAVAGAVLVVALAAGVVSLVVLVGVPILLGVALSGVAVTRFERWRLRLVDLDPVPDPHRAPARAGLLGWVRTRLREPATWRELGFTAVSATALWWMDFLVLGFALVVPVLVIMSPLDDPGAWPLVIVGLSLLAAAPYTITAWAGARAAVTRLMLAPRDNELGRELTDVRASRVRLVDAFDAERRRIERDLHDGAQQRLVSLNVMLGLAALDTEPDSPLADRLAMAQEQVGLAVDELRELSRGVHPKALTDHGLAAAVENLAGRSALPVTVDIRLPRRLPLSVETAAYFVVAEALTNAVKHSRATRVEVHARLHTDVLALSVSDDGIGGAAPQAGTGLVGLADRVAVADGRLRISSPQGGPTLMHVELPCR from the coding sequence ATGCGACATCGGACCGCCTGGCAGGCGCTCGGTCAGAACCCGCTGAAGGTGCTCGGCTCCAGCTGGCCCTGGCGGTCCTTCGCCTATCTGCTGTCCGGAGTGGTCTTCGGTGCCGTCGCCGGCGCTGTCCTCGTGGTCGCGCTGGCCGCCGGGGTCGTCTCGCTGGTGGTGTTGGTGGGCGTGCCGATCCTGCTCGGTGTGGCACTGTCCGGCGTCGCCGTCACCCGCTTCGAGCGGTGGCGCCTGCGCCTGGTGGACCTCGACCCGGTGCCGGACCCGCACCGGGCCCCCGCACGCGCGGGACTTCTCGGATGGGTACGAACCCGGCTGCGAGAGCCCGCGACCTGGCGTGAGCTGGGCTTCACGGCGGTGTCGGCGACCGCTCTGTGGTGGATGGACTTCCTGGTCCTGGGCTTCGCCCTGGTCGTCCCCGTGCTGGTGATCATGTCGCCCCTCGACGACCCCGGGGCCTGGCCGCTGGTGATCGTCGGTCTCAGCCTGCTCGCCGCCGCGCCGTACACCATCACTGCCTGGGCCGGCGCCAGAGCGGCCGTCACACGTCTCATGCTGGCGCCGCGCGACAACGAACTCGGCCGTGAACTCACCGACGTACGGGCCTCCAGGGTGCGGCTCGTCGATGCCTTCGACGCGGAGCGGCGCCGGATCGAGCGGGACCTGCACGACGGGGCGCAGCAGCGGCTGGTCTCCCTCAACGTGATGCTCGGGCTGGCCGCCCTGGACACCGAGCCGGACTCACCGCTGGCCGACCGGCTCGCCATGGCGCAGGAACAGGTCGGGCTCGCTGTCGACGAGCTGCGGGAGCTCAGCCGGGGTGTCCATCCGAAGGCTCTCACCGATCACGGTCTGGCCGCCGCGGTCGAGAACCTGGCGGGGCGCTCCGCGTTGCCCGTCACGGTCGACATCCGCCTGCCTCGTCGCCTTCCCCTTTCCGTGGAGACCGCGGCGTACTTCGTGGTCGCCGAGGCTCTGACCAACGCCGTCAAGCACAGCAGGGCAACCCGGGTCGAGGTGCACGCCCGCCTGCACACCGACGTGCTGGCTCTGTCGGTCAGCGACGACGGCATCGGCGGTGCCGCACCGCAGGCGGGTACCGGCCTCGTAGGCCTGGCCGACCGCGTCGCCGTGGCGGACGGCAGACTCCGTATATCCAGCCCTCAGGGCGGGCCCACCCTGATGCACGTGGAGCTGCCGTGCCGCTGA
- a CDS encoding response regulator yields MPLTVVLAEDSPLMRDGLVGVLTRFGHQVLAAVGDADALTAAVREHRPDIVVTDVRMPPDNTDDGLRAAVTLRRQHPSLPVLVLSQYIEQSYAAHLLDLGSDTGVGYLLKDRVSAVSEFVDAVAQVAAGATVVDPEVVRQLLNRRRDPLRRLTPREREVLALMAEGRANAAIARELYVTEAAVNKHVSNILQKLELHLDGHGHRRVLAVLTYLRG; encoded by the coding sequence GTGCCGCTGACCGTCGTACTCGCCGAGGACTCCCCGCTGATGCGGGACGGCCTGGTCGGCGTGCTCACCCGCTTCGGTCACCAGGTGCTCGCCGCCGTCGGCGACGCGGACGCCCTGACGGCCGCCGTTCGGGAACACCGTCCCGACATCGTCGTCACCGACGTCCGCATGCCACCGGACAACACCGACGACGGCCTGCGCGCCGCCGTCACCCTGCGCCGACAGCACCCCAGCCTGCCGGTCCTGGTGCTCAGCCAGTACATCGAGCAGTCCTACGCCGCGCATCTGCTCGACCTGGGCAGCGACACCGGGGTCGGCTACCTCCTCAAGGACCGCGTCAGCGCCGTCAGCGAGTTCGTCGACGCGGTCGCCCAGGTCGCCGCGGGCGCGACGGTCGTGGATCCCGAGGTGGTCCGCCAACTCCTCAACCGCCGCCGCGATCCCCTGCGACGCCTCACCCCCCGAGAGCGCGAGGTCCTCGCCCTGATGGCCGAGGGGCGCGCCAACGCCGCCATCGCCCGCGAGCTGTACGTCACCGAGGCCGCGGTCAACAAGCACGTCAGCAACATCCTTCAGAAACTGGAGCTCCACCTCGACGGCCACGGCCACCGCCGCGTCCTCGCCGTCCTCACCTACCTCCGCGGATGA
- a CDS encoding ABC transporter ATP-binding protein has protein sequence MTELRVEGLAKSYGPHTPPVLDGLDLTVPGGALAAVLGPSGCGKTTLLRVIAGFLRADAGSVTVGGRPLTGPGVHLPPERRRIGIVPQEGALFPHLSVARNVAFGLTGLDRTARRRRTQEMLDLVGLAGYGDRMPHELSGGQQQRIALARALAPRPALVLLDEPFNALDSALRAGVRADVRTALRLSGATAVLVTHDQQEALSTADLVAVVRDGRVAQCDTPQQVYRRPADPWVAGFVGDAVLLPATAHHGTTADTALGIIPLVTDAGAKAEADADADVGAGAGSGTVLLRPEQLELTEPASSAAGGTVTDVRFYGHDAMVTVAVDGLDDPVDIRAAGPLSVRPGERTGIRVHGEATLHR, from the coding sequence ATGACCGAACTGCGCGTCGAAGGGCTGGCCAAGTCCTACGGCCCGCACACGCCGCCCGTCCTCGACGGGCTCGACCTGACCGTCCCCGGCGGCGCCCTGGCCGCGGTGCTCGGCCCCTCCGGCTGCGGCAAGACCACCCTGCTGCGCGTCATCGCGGGCTTCCTGCGCGCCGACGCGGGCAGCGTGACCGTCGGCGGACGCCCGCTGACCGGTCCCGGAGTGCACCTGCCTCCCGAGCGGCGGCGCATCGGCATCGTCCCCCAAGAAGGCGCCCTGTTCCCGCACTTGAGCGTCGCCCGGAACGTCGCCTTCGGCCTCACCGGCCTCGACCGGACCGCCCGCCGACGCCGTACGCAGGAGATGCTGGACCTGGTCGGGCTGGCCGGCTACGGCGACCGGATGCCCCACGAGCTGTCCGGCGGACAGCAGCAACGCATCGCCCTCGCCCGCGCCTTGGCACCGCGTCCGGCACTGGTCCTGCTGGACGAGCCGTTCAACGCCCTGGACAGCGCCCTGCGCGCGGGAGTCCGAGCCGATGTCCGCACGGCCCTGCGACTCAGCGGCGCCACCGCCGTCCTGGTCACCCACGACCAGCAGGAAGCCCTGTCCACCGCCGACCTCGTCGCCGTCGTACGCGACGGCCGCGTGGCCCAGTGCGACACCCCGCAGCAGGTCTACCGGCGCCCGGCCGACCCCTGGGTCGCCGGCTTCGTCGGCGACGCCGTCCTGCTCCCGGCGACCGCGCACCACGGCACCACCGCGGACACCGCCCTGGGGATCATCCCGCTCGTCACGGACGCGGGCGCGAAAGCGGAGGCGGACGCGGACGCGGACGTGGGCGCGGGCGCGGGTTCCGGCACGGTGCTGCTGCGCCCGGAGCAGCTGGAACTCACCGAGCCCGCTTCGAGCGCGGCCGGCGGTACCGTCACCGACGTCCGCTTCTACGGCCACGACGCCATGGTGACCGTGGCGGTCGACGGCCTGGACGACCCCGTCGACATCCGCGCGGCCGGGCCCCTCTCCGTACGGCCCGGTGAGCGGACCGGCATCCGGGTCCACGGGGAAGCGACCCTGCACCGGTGA